The proteins below come from a single Aminivibrio pyruvatiphilus genomic window:
- a CDS encoding SDR family oxidoreductase, producing MDFGLTDKTVLVLASGSGLGKAVAGEFLKEGALVVISGRGEEKLAAAAADLEKISGRRPRYLPCDVTRPGDLKRLVAFASEKTGSVDVLVNNAGGPPAGTFESFDDETWVKAFELTLLSCVRATREVLPLMKAKGWGRIINSTSSSVREVLENLILSNTFRLGVVGLTKTLSAEFAPYGILVNAIGPGRFDTERIRQLDRALAERKGLPVEDVSRTALSRIPLGRYGDPAEYGRLAVFLGSEANTYITGQTILADGGMVKAVP from the coding sequence ATGGATTTTGGACTCACAGACAAAACGGTCCTTGTCCTGGCCTCGGGGTCGGGATTGGGCAAGGCGGTGGCGGGAGAATTCCTGAAGGAGGGTGCTCTCGTGGTGATTTCCGGCAGGGGAGAAGAAAAGCTCGCAGCCGCGGCGGCGGACCTGGAAAAAATCTCCGGCAGGCGTCCCCGCTATCTCCCGTGCGACGTCACCCGGCCCGGGGATCTGAAGCGGCTTGTGGCTTTCGCCTCGGAGAAGACCGGTTCCGTGGATGTTCTGGTGAACAATGCCGGCGGGCCTCCTGCGGGCACCTTCGAGAGCTTTGACGACGAGACGTGGGTGAAGGCCTTTGAGCTGACCCTGCTGAGCTGCGTGCGGGCGACCCGTGAGGTGCTGCCCCTGATGAAGGCGAAGGGATGGGGGAGGATCATCAACTCCACATCCTCCTCCGTCAGGGAAGTGCTGGAAAACCTGATTCTCTCCAACACCTTCCGTCTCGGAGTCGTTGGTCTGACCAAGACCCTGTCGGCGGAGTTCGCCCCCTACGGCATCCTGGTGAACGCCATCGGGCCGGGCCGGTTCGACACAGAGCGGATCCGGCAGCTTGACCGGGCGCTGGCCGAGCGGAAAGGCCTTCCCGTGGAGGACGTGAGCAGGACCGCCCTCTCCCGCATTCCCCTGGGGCGGTACGGCGACCCGGCGGAGTACGGCAGGCTCGCCGTCTTTCTGGGCTCAGAGGCGAACACCTACATTACCGGGCAGACCATCCTCGCTGACGGAGGTATGGTGAAGGCGGTGCCGTGA
- a CDS encoding methyl-accepting chemotaxis protein, producing MNKLTLRARLWILALVPVLGVIGTSVFSMYSANSVYSDLLERIHKEAFVAQSLVINGDRDLYQALVAKQALLAGGPGPDFEKNLKDFRENVVQVKDRLNRAEQILSAHRSGWSDFRLEGKPESIFDEFTALKADFPRWETASEKQIEDVRTGKTAPGASGEIEDALFKTVRGNINDIGEILDLGAEDSAADNRSRMDRTNMTVFAVVLAVALAALVLAFTTIRAIRRAVDRILSASEAGREGNLTVRTSLDGSDELAAVGGALDGMLDSLRKVVTDIQQKSAALSALSETTAASCEEVTSTTNEVAESNSRLAEEVNRGRTGAGEASKMVREMNSIILSAKELASSADQNSRQMAAAAARGKETVAQSIGHMENIRNAVGETEKLITDLNNYSARIGVVGTTITSLADQTNLLALNAAIEAARAGEAGRGFAVVAEEVRKLAEQSQQGAREVAELVGKILEGTESAVKSMETSRKGVEEGVSIAHVAGEALEKIMDATKSSVEDIRRIIAATDKEAEQSGRVIALIEDTASVMGNADEQVQNVAASMEETAAAMESVATGATEVSATAEDLRKITERFIVDGTPPRGLALR from the coding sequence ATGAACAAACTTACCCTGCGAGCCCGTCTCTGGATCCTTGCGCTGGTTCCCGTCCTCGGCGTTATCGGGACGTCGGTTTTCTCCATGTACTCGGCAAACTCGGTCTATTCGGACCTCCTTGAACGGATCCACAAGGAAGCCTTCGTGGCCCAGAGCCTGGTCATCAACGGCGACCGGGATCTCTACCAGGCCCTGGTCGCCAAGCAGGCCCTCCTTGCCGGGGGTCCGGGGCCCGATTTCGAGAAAAATCTGAAGGATTTCCGGGAGAACGTGGTCCAGGTGAAGGACAGGCTCAACCGGGCGGAACAGATTCTTTCAGCCCACAGGAGCGGCTGGTCCGACTTCCGCCTCGAGGGGAAGCCGGAGTCCATATTCGACGAATTTACCGCCCTGAAGGCCGATTTCCCGCGATGGGAAACCGCATCGGAGAAACAGATCGAGGACGTCAGGACCGGAAAGACCGCACCGGGTGCCTCGGGCGAGATCGAGGACGCCCTGTTCAAGACAGTCCGGGGCAATATCAACGACATCGGCGAAATACTCGACCTCGGTGCGGAGGACAGTGCCGCGGACAACCGCTCCAGGATGGACAGGACGAACATGACCGTTTTCGCCGTGGTTCTGGCTGTGGCCCTGGCAGCCCTGGTCCTCGCCTTCACCACCATCCGGGCGATCCGCCGGGCCGTGGACCGCATTCTCTCCGCTTCGGAGGCCGGCAGGGAGGGGAATCTCACGGTCCGGACCTCCCTGGACGGCTCCGACGAGCTCGCGGCGGTGGGCGGAGCCCTCGACGGCATGCTCGACAGCCTCAGAAAAGTGGTGACGGACATCCAGCAGAAGTCGGCCGCGCTTTCGGCCCTCTCGGAAACCACGGCGGCTTCCTGCGAGGAAGTGACCAGCACCACCAACGAGGTGGCGGAGAGCAACTCCCGCCTTGCGGAAGAGGTGAACAGGGGCAGGACCGGCGCCGGGGAGGCGTCGAAAATGGTCCGGGAGATGAACTCCATCATCCTCTCCGCCAAGGAACTGGCGTCAAGCGCCGACCAGAACTCCCGCCAGATGGCGGCCGCGGCGGCCAGGGGCAAAGAGACGGTGGCCCAGTCCATCGGCCACATGGAAAACATCCGGAACGCCGTGGGCGAGACGGAAAAACTCATCACCGACCTCAACAACTACTCGGCCAGGATCGGCGTGGTGGGCACCACCATCACCTCCCTGGCCGACCAGACCAATCTTCTCGCCCTGAACGCCGCCATCGAGGCGGCCCGGGCAGGAGAGGCCGGACGGGGATTCGCCGTGGTGGCCGAGGAAGTCCGGAAGCTGGCGGAACAGTCCCAGCAGGGTGCCCGGGAAGTGGCGGAGCTTGTGGGCAAGATCCTGGAGGGGACGGAGTCGGCGGTAAAATCCATGGAGACGAGCCGGAAGGGCGTGGAAGAAGGTGTGTCCATCGCCCACGTGGCGGGAGAAGCCCTGGAGAAGATCATGGACGCCACGAAAAGCTCCGTGGAGGACATCCGGCGCATCATCGCCGCCACCGATAAGGAGGCGGAACAGTCCGGCCGCGTCATAGCCCTAATCGAGGACACGGCATCGGTCATGGGCAACGCCGACGAGCAGGTCCAGAACGTGGCCGCTTCCATGGAGGAAACCGCCGCCGCCATGGAGAGCGTGGCCACAGGGGCCACGGAGGTGAGCGCCACCGCGGAGGACCTGCGGAAGATCACGGAGCGCTTCATCGTCGACGGCACCCCGCCCCGGGGTCTCGCCCTCCGGTAA
- a CDS encoding RidA family protein produces the protein MKKVVRTDKAPNPVGPYSQGLICGKRVYVSGQGPFNAETGTKPEGVAEQTRQTLKNVQAILEAAGASMDHVVKVTAHLQEVTKDFRAFNEVYREFFNEPFPVRTTVGSDLLDILVEIDVIAELD, from the coding sequence ATGAAAAAAGTTGTCCGGACAGACAAGGCGCCGAATCCGGTGGGACCCTATTCCCAGGGGCTCATCTGCGGAAAGCGGGTATACGTGTCGGGGCAGGGGCCCTTCAATGCCGAAACGGGAACGAAGCCCGAGGGTGTTGCCGAACAGACACGGCAGACCCTGAAGAACGTGCAGGCCATCCTGGAGGCCGCAGGAGCCTCCATGGACCACGTGGTGAAGGTGACGGCCCATCTCCAGGAGGTCACGAAAGATTTCAGGGCGTTCAACGAGGTCTACAGGGAGTTCTTCAACGAACCCTTCCCCGTGAGGACGACGGTGGGAAGCGACCTCCTCGACATCCTTGTCGAGATCGACGTCATCGCCGAGCTGGACTGA
- a CDS encoding ABC transporter ATP-binding protein, with translation MTDRLLDVRNLKKHFPVRSGLLQRVTAHVKAVDGVSFHLDKGETLGLVGESGCGKSTTGRAVLRLLPVTSGEVLFREKNLLALGGEELRRARRNFQMVFQDPFASLDPRMTVSAIVGEPLAAHGLASSRAERDDRVVQILEEVGLDSSVLNRYAFEFSGGQRQRIGIARALVLHPSLVVADEPVSALDVSIQAQVINLLAELREKLSLTYLFIAHDLSVVKHISDRVAVMYLGRIVETARTDVLFSSPLHPYTQALLSAAPVPEPGKKSERIILKGDVPSPLNPPQGCPFHPRCFRVMDRCSREVPDLVERKEGHFAACHLYD, from the coding sequence ACGTCAGAAACCTGAAGAAGCATTTTCCCGTGCGGTCGGGGCTTCTGCAGCGCGTTACGGCCCATGTGAAGGCGGTGGACGGAGTTTCCTTCCACCTGGACAAAGGGGAGACCCTGGGCCTCGTGGGCGAGTCGGGCTGCGGCAAGTCCACCACCGGACGGGCGGTGCTGCGGCTCCTGCCGGTAACCTCCGGGGAGGTGCTGTTCCGGGAGAAGAACCTGCTGGCCCTCGGAGGCGAGGAGCTTCGCCGGGCGAGACGGAATTTCCAGATGGTGTTCCAGGACCCCTTCGCGTCCCTCGACCCCCGGATGACCGTCTCCGCCATCGTGGGGGAGCCGCTGGCAGCCCATGGTCTCGCCTCATCACGGGCGGAGCGGGATGACAGGGTCGTTCAGATCCTGGAAGAGGTGGGGCTGGATTCGTCAGTTCTGAACCGATACGCTTTCGAGTTCAGCGGAGGCCAGCGGCAGCGCATCGGCATCGCCAGAGCCCTTGTTCTCCACCCGTCCCTGGTGGTGGCCGACGAGCCTGTGTCGGCCCTGGATGTCTCGATTCAGGCCCAGGTCATCAACCTCCTGGCGGAACTGCGGGAAAAACTGTCCCTGACCTACCTGTTCATAGCCCATGATCTCAGCGTGGTGAAACACATCAGCGACAGAGTGGCCGTCATGTACCTCGGGCGCATTGTCGAGACGGCCCGGACGGATGTTCTTTTCTCCTCCCCCCTGCATCCCTATACCCAGGCCCTGCTTTCCGCCGCGCCTGTCCCGGAGCCGGGGAAAAAGAGCGAGAGGATCATATTGAAGGGGGACGTGCCGAGCCCCCTCAACCCTCCGCAGGGATGCCCGTTCCATCCCAGGTGTTTCAGGGTGATGGACCGCTGCAGCCGGGAAGTGCCAGATCTTGTGGAGCGAAAAGAGGGCCACTTCGCCGCATGCCATCTGTATGACTGA